From the Nodularia sp. NIES-3585 genome, one window contains:
- a CDS encoding sterol desaturase family protein — MNKIFNFCFEIEFYLKIAIACTIVQQIFSWFLHNNQLNFITQVLLYWLVGSLSFYAIGLLIEKIIKKNDSLKDKLTARFKKVKAQPFPAFTAQGIIIGEIKSLIAVLIILFLAPEVHRGNSLLLNFGWFLMRIVVFDFCFYVTHWLFHRRFLQKIHLKHHEFADCSSFVAGQKSLTEYITVTIIEILPLLIFGYDITQICAWTIIGNIYNLEGHSSLSMLFVGSDFHDLHHTCFKGNYGIQGFWDRIFNTLNSSTKKPGIMFPVASLESITMKSLNNLESGTSK; from the coding sequence ATGAACAAAATTTTTAATTTCTGTTTTGAGATTGAGTTTTATCTAAAGATAGCTATTGCTTGCACAATTGTGCAGCAAATATTTTCTTGGTTCCTACACAATAATCAACTCAACTTTATCACTCAGGTGTTGTTGTATTGGCTTGTAGGTTCTCTCTCATTTTATGCTATTGGTCTTTTGATTGAAAAAATAATTAAAAAGAATGATTCTTTAAAAGATAAATTAACTGCTAGGTTTAAAAAAGTCAAAGCACAACCATTCCCTGCCTTTACTGCTCAAGGCATTATTATTGGGGAAATCAAAAGTTTGATCGCCGTATTAATTATTCTTTTTCTAGCACCAGAAGTACATAGAGGAAATAGCTTGCTCTTAAACTTTGGATGGTTTTTAATGAGAATAGTTGTTTTTGATTTCTGTTTTTACGTCACCCATTGGCTATTTCATAGAAGATTTTTGCAGAAAATACATCTTAAACATCATGAGTTTGCCGATTGCTCAAGTTTTGTTGCAGGACAGAAAAGTTTGACTGAATATATTACTGTTACAATTATAGAAATTTTGCCTCTTTTGATATTTGGGTATGATATCACTCAAATATGTGCATGGACTATCATAGGTAATATTTACAACCTAGAAGGTCATAGTTCCTTATCAATGTTGTTCGTGGGGTCAGATTTTCATGATCTTCACCACACTTGTTTTAAGGGAAACTATGGCATTCAAGGATTTTGGGATAGAATATTCAACACACTGAATTCTTCTACAAAAAAGCCAGGAATTATGTTCCCTGTGGCTTCTTTAGAGTCTATCACTATGAAATCATTGAATAATTTGGAATCAGGGACTTCCAAATAA
- a CDS encoding sensor histidine kinase KdpD has protein sequence MYQWILPSLSEILAESELTVAECSPTKAERQWRISLAATEQLLTKTLATASPDITQGLVLAAPAPLFSQPRLTQSLQTVTFTAKPFNPLALMPFQMPTAIAAANQEMVPHESVLPLLPADPLATERFCLVFTDKFRLVLVLKEEKSGDKAFSFSFDPEVVQQAWRSLGARVMLTNPEFFAELDTLVKQYAPVAPDYRTVIHFSQLLLQELTEPEAHKEASENTGDFGQKTEPKIPASIPNPQAPVPDVELLQAFAHEVRTPLTTIRTLTRLLLKRKDLPTNVTNRLEIIDHECTEQIDRMELLFKAAELETSTSLKSPKTQLTPMSLDQVLRQSVPRWQQAAHRRNLTLDVVLPQQLPTVVSNPNMLDQILTGLMENFTRSLPPGSHIQVQVIPAGDQLKLQLSPQFHCKGSSPASSNVTPPIRKALGQLLMFQPETGTISLNIAATKHLFQAIGGKLIVRQRQHYGEVLTIFLPLEVSSKQKFRL, from the coding sequence GTGTATCAATGGATATTGCCAAGTCTGAGTGAAATTTTAGCCGAAAGCGAACTAACTGTGGCTGAATGCTCACCAACCAAAGCAGAGCGACAGTGGCGCATCAGTTTAGCAGCGACAGAACAACTGCTAACCAAAACTTTAGCAACTGCTTCACCTGATATAACTCAAGGATTAGTGTTGGCTGCACCCGCACCTCTATTTAGTCAGCCAAGATTAACTCAAAGTTTGCAAACTGTTACTTTTACAGCCAAGCCATTTAACCCCCTGGCACTGATGCCATTTCAAATGCCGACTGCGATCGCAGCAGCAAATCAAGAAATGGTTCCCCACGAATCAGTGCTGCCTTTATTACCAGCCGATCCCCTGGCTACAGAGCGTTTTTGCTTGGTGTTCACAGACAAATTTAGATTGGTGCTGGTTTTAAAAGAAGAAAAAAGCGGTGATAAAGCATTTTCCTTTTCCTTTGATCCAGAAGTAGTACAGCAAGCCTGGCGATCGCTCGGCGCGAGGGTAATGCTGACCAATCCCGAATTTTTCGCCGAACTGGATACATTAGTAAAACAGTATGCTCCAGTAGCACCAGATTACCGCACCGTAATTCACTTCAGTCAGTTATTACTTCAGGAATTGACAGAACCAGAAGCGCATAAGGAAGCATCAGAAAACACTGGAGACTTTGGACAGAAGACTGAGCCTAAGATCCCAGCCTCAATTCCCAACCCCCAAGCCCCAGTCCCCGATGTAGAATTACTCCAAGCTTTTGCTCACGAAGTTCGCACACCCTTAACCACAATTCGCACTCTGACTCGCTTACTACTAAAACGCAAAGATTTACCTACTAATGTCACTAATCGGCTCGAAATTATTGATCACGAGTGTACCGAGCAAATTGACCGAATGGAGTTACTGTTTAAAGCAGCCGAATTAGAAACTTCTACCTCGCTGAAATCTCCCAAGACTCAACTTACACCCATGTCTTTAGATCAGGTGTTGCGCCAGAGCGTTCCCCGTTGGCAACAAGCGGCACATCGGCGAAATTTGACCTTAGATGTGGTTTTACCGCAGCAACTGCCCACAGTGGTCAGTAACCCCAATATGCTCGATCAGATCCTCACTGGTTTGATGGAGAATTTCACCCGCAGCTTACCCCCAGGGAGTCATATTCAAGTGCAGGTAATTCCGGCTGGTGACCAACTAAAGTTACAATTATCCCCTCAATTCCATTGCAAAGGAAGCAGTCCAGCCAGCTCGAATGTAACACCACCAATTCGCAAAGCCCTTGGTCAACTGCTAATGTTTCAACCAGAAACAGGTACGATTAGTTTGAATATTGCGGCAACGAAGCATTTATTTCAGGCTATTGGCGGTAAGCTGATTGTGCGCCAACGCCAACACTATGGAGAAGTGTTAACTATTTTCTTACCTTTGGAAGTTAGCAGTAAGCAAAAGTTTAGGCTTTGA
- a CDS encoding UDP-N-acetylmuramoyl-L-alanyl-D-glutamate--2,6-diaminopimelate ligase, producing the protein MKLRELLAGVDGVDYPALADAEIQGLKTNSHACGVGDLFIGMPGTRVDGGDFWPSAIASGAVAAIVSPAAVQKNPPTGEAVVVSAADMTQACAQLAGAFYGYPGKKLKLVGVTGTNGKTTTTHLIEFLLTRANLSTALMGTLYTRWPGFEQTAVHTTPFAVELQQQLAEAINAGCEFGAMEVSSHALAQGRVLGCEFEVGVFSNLTQDHLDYHSDMEDYFAAKALLFSPEYLKGRAIINADDAYGQRLIASLSSECVWSYSVNDHSADLWMSNLSYEPNGVSGILHTPKGNVAFRSPLVGQYNLENLLAAVGTVLHLGLDLQLVAAAIPEFPGVPGRMERVQISPEQEISVIVDYAHTPDSLENLLKAARPFIPGKMICVFGCGGDRDRTKRPKMGKIAAELADVAVVTSDNPRTEDPERILQDVLAGIPDTAQPTVICDRAIAIRTAILQAQPGDGVLLAGKGHEDYQILGTEKIHFDDREHARDALLARINIPG; encoded by the coding sequence ATGAAATTGCGGGAATTACTAGCGGGTGTAGATGGTGTTGATTATCCGGCTTTGGCGGATGCAGAGATTCAGGGTCTCAAGACTAATTCTCATGCTTGCGGTGTGGGTGATTTGTTTATTGGAATGCCGGGAACGCGGGTAGATGGTGGGGATTTTTGGCCGAGTGCGATCGCTTCTGGTGCTGTGGCGGCGATTGTTTCACCAGCAGCTGTACAAAAAAATCCTCCCACTGGTGAGGCTGTTGTCGTGAGTGCGGCGGATATGACTCAAGCCTGCGCCCAATTAGCGGGTGCTTTTTACGGTTATCCGGGAAAAAAACTCAAGCTGGTAGGTGTGACTGGGACTAATGGCAAAACTACTACTACTCATTTAATTGAATTTTTGCTCACTAGAGCTAATCTATCGACAGCTTTGATGGGAACTCTTTACACTCGTTGGCCTGGTTTTGAACAAACTGCTGTCCACACTACGCCGTTTGCGGTGGAATTACAACAACAGCTAGCTGAAGCTATAAATGCTGGTTGTGAGTTTGGGGCGATGGAAGTGAGTTCCCATGCTTTGGCGCAAGGTCGAGTTTTGGGATGTGAGTTTGAGGTGGGGGTGTTTAGCAATCTTACTCAAGACCATCTGGACTATCACAGCGATATGGAGGATTATTTTGCGGCGAAGGCGTTGTTATTTAGTCCTGAGTATCTCAAAGGAAGGGCGATAATTAATGCTGATGATGCCTACGGTCAGCGTTTAATTGCATCCTTAAGTTCAGAATGTGTCTGGAGTTATAGCGTCAATGACCACAGCGCTGATTTGTGGATGAGTAATTTAAGTTATGAGCCGAATGGTGTGAGCGGGATTTTGCATACACCAAAGGGTAATGTGGCTTTTCGTTCTCCCCTGGTTGGGCAGTACAATTTAGAAAATCTCTTGGCGGCTGTGGGGACAGTTTTACACTTAGGACTAGATTTGCAGCTGGTGGCAGCGGCGATACCTGAGTTTCCTGGGGTTCCTGGACGCATGGAACGTGTGCAGATTAGTCCTGAGCAAGAAATTAGTGTCATTGTGGATTATGCCCATACTCCTGATAGTTTGGAGAACTTGCTGAAAGCCGCACGGCCATTTATTCCTGGAAAGATGATTTGCGTGTTTGGCTGTGGAGGCGATCGCGATCGCACTAAGCGCCCAAAAATGGGTAAAATTGCGGCTGAGTTAGCTGATGTCGCGGTGGTGACTTCAGACAATCCCCGTACTGAAGACCCAGAACGGATATTACAAGATGTTTTGGCGGGAATTCCTGATACTGCTCAACCGACAGTCATATGCGATCGCGCGATCGCTATTCGCACGGCAATTTTACAAGCACAACCCGGTGATGGGGTGTTACTAGCTGGTAAAGGTCATGAAGATTACCAAATTCTTGGCACAGAAAAAATCCACTTTGACGACCGAGAACACGCACGAGACGCTTTACTCGCCAGAATAAATATCCCAGGTTAG
- a CDS encoding glutaredoxin family protein, producing MRLILYSKPGCHLCEGLQEKLEQVQNLNFELEVRDITTREDWFLAYQYEVPVICLSNHPGAEDTEGKAIEERLPRPSPRASVQQLAQMLGKYLSN from the coding sequence ATGCGCTTAATTTTATATAGTAAGCCGGGATGTCATTTGTGTGAGGGTTTACAGGAAAAGTTAGAACAAGTCCAAAATCTCAATTTTGAGTTGGAAGTTCGGGATATTACGACTCGTGAAGATTGGTTTTTGGCTTATCAGTATGAAGTGCCGGTAATTTGTTTATCAAACCACCCAGGCGCAGAGGACACAGAGGGGAAGGCGATTGAGGAGCGTTTGCCGCGTCCTTCTCCTCGTGCTAGTGTGCAGCAATTGGCGCAAATGTTGGGTAAATATTTATCCAATTAG
- a CDS encoding hydrogenase maturation protease, with translation MNFNVIAIGYGNELRSDDGIGRRVAKALHLSKVKSIAVHQLTPELAEVLADADLAIFIDACLISESSQVQIQSLSPESGNMIAGHIADPRSLLALTQALYNYCPPAWWIKVPGVNFEFGYSLSPIAETGVAIALQKIAQIIDENFSWLV, from the coding sequence ATGAATTTTAATGTCATAGCGATTGGTTATGGTAATGAGTTGCGTAGTGATGATGGTATTGGGCGACGAGTAGCTAAAGCGTTGCATCTATCAAAGGTGAAATCTATTGCTGTTCACCAACTCACTCCGGAACTGGCTGAAGTTTTAGCCGATGCTGATTTGGCAATTTTTATTGATGCTTGTTTAATATCCGAAAGTTCTCAAGTACAAATACAATCGCTCTCACCTGAATCTGGCAACATGATTGCTGGACATATAGCCGATCCGCGATCGCTCTTAGCTCTGACTCAAGCCCTGTATAATTATTGTCCGCCGGCTTGGTGGATCAAAGTCCCAGGAGTCAACTTTGAATTCGGATATAGTCTATCACCAATTGCGGAAACTGGAGTAGCGATCGCCTTACAAAAAATTGCCCAAATTATAGACGAAAATTTCAGTTGGCTTGTTTAA
- a CDS encoding bifunctional acetate--CoA ligase family protein/GNAT family N-acetyltransferase, with protein MQKPIQSSIERASDIWRTEPQNPLNVMFTPQSVAVIGASEKVHSVGRTLLWNLISNPFGGIVFPVNPQRHSILGIKAYPTIFDVPEKVDLAVIATPASTVPSIIAECVDAGVKGAIILSAGFKEAGAGGVTLEQQILEQRHRGQMRIIGPNCLGVMSPRTGLNATFASSMARPGNVGFISQSGALCTAILDWSFRENVGFSAFVSLGSMLDVGWGDLISYLGDDPHTKSIVIYMESIGDARSFLSAAREVALTKPIIVIKAGRTAAAAKAAASHTGALTGSDEVLDAAFRRCGVLRVNSISDLFDMAEVLAKQPRPQGSRLTILTNAGGPGVLATDALIATGGEVAPISEETTASLNQLLPTHWSHGNPIDILGDANPHRYTQALEIAAKDPNSDGLLVILTPQAMTDPTQTAEQLKPYAQMAGKPILASWMGGADVAAGEMILNRNHIPTYPYPDTAARMFSYMWQSSYNLRGIYETPVLPALDSASGIPDRNCVEKIIQAARQAQRTMLTEFESKQILAAYGIPVVTTCAAKSADKAVQCADTIGYPVVLKLLSDTITHKTDVGGVQLNLRDAEAVRQAFKAIAESVTEKVGVEHFSGVTVQPMVKMAGYELIIGSSLDAQFGPVLVFGTGGQLVEIFRDRAIALPPLNTTLARRMMEQTQIYKALQGVRGRKSVDITALEQIMVVFSQLVVEQPWIKEIDINPLLASSEQLIALDARIILHEPNVKQDELPKLAIRPYPTQYVSQWIMSNGTTVTIRPIRPEDEPLMVQFHQTLSEQSVYFRYFHLIKLQSRVAHERLTRICFIDYDREIALVVEYQNPETQTREILAVGRLSKIHGTNTAEFAIVVCDRFQCQGIGTELLQRLLQVSRDEQLTRVTADILVDNYVMQKVCEHLGFRIERTDDPTLVKAQVGIN; from the coding sequence ATGCAAAAGCCCATACAGTCATCTATTGAGCGCGCCTCTGATATTTGGCGAACTGAGCCGCAAAATCCGCTGAATGTGATGTTTACTCCCCAAAGTGTGGCGGTAATTGGTGCTAGCGAAAAAGTTCATAGTGTGGGGCGGACTTTATTATGGAACTTAATCAGTAATCCTTTTGGTGGAATCGTTTTTCCGGTCAATCCCCAGCGCCATAGTATCCTGGGAATCAAAGCCTACCCGACTATCTTTGATGTCCCAGAAAAAGTAGATTTAGCAGTTATTGCCACCCCAGCATCAACAGTCCCAAGTATTATTGCTGAGTGCGTAGATGCGGGTGTCAAAGGTGCAATTATTCTGAGTGCTGGTTTTAAAGAAGCTGGCGCTGGAGGTGTAACCTTAGAACAGCAAATACTTGAGCAAAGGCATCGCGGCCAAATGCGAATTATTGGCCCTAACTGCTTGGGTGTAATGAGTCCGCGCACGGGTTTAAATGCAACTTTTGCCAGTTCAATGGCACGTCCGGGAAATGTCGGCTTTATTAGTCAAAGTGGAGCGCTCTGCACAGCTATTCTTGATTGGAGTTTCCGAGAAAACGTAGGTTTTAGCGCCTTTGTTTCCCTTGGCTCAATGTTAGATGTGGGTTGGGGAGATTTGATTTCTTATTTGGGTGATGACCCCCACACTAAAAGTATTGTCATTTACATGGAATCAATTGGGGATGCAAGATCATTTCTCTCAGCAGCGCGAGAAGTTGCTCTCACTAAACCAATTATTGTGATTAAAGCCGGACGTACCGCAGCCGCGGCTAAAGCCGCAGCCTCTCACACTGGCGCATTAACAGGAAGTGATGAAGTTCTGGATGCAGCTTTCCGCCGTTGTGGAGTATTGCGGGTTAATAGCATCTCTGACTTATTCGATATGGCAGAAGTATTAGCAAAACAACCCCGTCCCCAAGGGTCACGCCTGACAATTTTAACCAATGCAGGTGGACCAGGAGTGCTGGCTACTGATGCTCTGATTGCTACAGGTGGAGAAGTTGCACCAATTTCTGAGGAAACTACCGCATCTCTAAACCAACTATTACCAACACATTGGAGTCATGGTAATCCCATTGACATTCTAGGCGATGCGAACCCACACAGATATACTCAAGCCTTAGAAATTGCCGCTAAAGATCCAAATAGTGATGGCTTATTAGTGATTCTCACTCCCCAAGCCATGACAGACCCCACCCAAACAGCCGAACAATTGAAACCCTACGCACAGATGGCTGGTAAACCTATTCTTGCTAGTTGGATGGGAGGCGCAGATGTAGCAGCAGGTGAGATGATTCTGAATCGAAACCATATCCCCACATATCCTTATCCTGATACTGCGGCGCGGATGTTTAGTTATATGTGGCAGTCTAGCTATAACCTACGTGGTATCTACGAAACACCTGTACTGCCTGCACTGGATTCTGCGTCAGGGATACCAGACCGTAACTGTGTGGAAAAAATTATCCAAGCAGCACGTCAGGCACAGCGAACTATGCTCACAGAGTTTGAATCGAAGCAGATTTTGGCAGCTTATGGTATTCCGGTAGTTACTACTTGCGCTGCTAAAAGTGCAGATAAAGCAGTTCAATGTGCAGACACAATTGGCTATCCAGTTGTTTTAAAGCTCCTTTCCGACACAATTACTCATAAAACCGATGTTGGCGGTGTGCAGTTAAATCTGCGAGATGCTGAAGCAGTCAGACAAGCTTTCAAAGCTATTGCAGAATCAGTGACTGAGAAAGTCGGTGTTGAGCATTTTTCAGGTGTGACTGTGCAGCCGATGGTAAAAATGGCTGGTTATGAACTGATTATTGGTAGTAGTCTTGATGCCCAATTTGGCCCGGTGTTGGTTTTTGGCACGGGAGGACAACTTGTGGAGATTTTTCGCGATCGCGCGATCGCACTTCCACCCCTAAATACTACTTTAGCCCGACGCATGATGGAGCAAACACAAATTTACAAAGCGCTCCAAGGAGTCAGGGGACGCAAAAGTGTTGATATTACTGCCCTTGAACAAATAATGGTGGTATTTAGTCAATTAGTTGTAGAACAGCCTTGGATTAAGGAAATCGATATTAACCCCTTGCTGGCTTCATCTGAGCAATTAATTGCCCTCGATGCTCGAATTATCCTTCACGAACCAAATGTAAAACAAGACGAACTACCAAAGTTAGCAATTCGACCTTATCCGACACAATATGTCAGCCAGTGGATCATGAGCAATGGCACGACTGTGACTATTCGTCCTATCCGTCCAGAAGATGAGCCGTTAATGGTGCAATTTCACCAGACCCTCTCAGAACAAAGTGTTTATTTTCGTTATTTCCACTTAATTAAGCTGCAATCAAGAGTAGCCCATGAACGGTTAACACGCATTTGCTTTATTGATTATGACCGCGAAATAGCTTTAGTTGTGGAATATCAAAATCCCGAAACACAGACACGAGAAATTTTGGCAGTTGGTCGGTTGAGTAAAATACATGGTACGAATACAGCAGAATTTGCTATTGTGGTGTGCGATCGCTTTCAGTGTCAAGGTATAGGAACAGAGTTACTGCAACGTTTACTACAAGTTAGTCGAGATGAGCAATTAACCAGAGTCACTGCTGATATCTTGGTTGACAACTATGTTATGCAAAAGGTCTGTGAACATCTGGGTTTTCGGATCGAGCGCACAGATGATCCTACTCTAGTGAAAGCCCAAGTCGGAATCAATTAA
- a CDS encoding type II toxin-antitoxin system RelE/ParE family toxin — protein MPFPEWFDALRDTKTKSIIDKRLNRVSLGNLGDYRSVGQGVYELKIDFGPGYRIYFGEIGTIIILILCGGDKSTQNQDIHKAIEICKTIGDEKMPTSDSYHDYLISRLKDPNYAAVYSDILALSFTKLSFLERISMTKLGAKLIKASSC, from the coding sequence ATTCCCTTTCCTGAGTGGTTTGACGCACTTAGAGATACAAAAACCAAATCTATCATCGATAAAAGACTCAACCGAGTCAGTCTTGGCAATTTAGGAGATTATCGCTCAGTTGGGCAAGGTGTCTATGAACTAAAGATAGATTTTGGACCCGGCTACCGAATTTATTTTGGAGAAATTGGCACAATAATTATACTCATCCTCTGTGGCGGAGATAAAAGCACCCAAAACCAAGATATTCATAAAGCGATAGAGATTTGCAAGACTATAGGAGACGAGAAAATGCCAACCAGTGATAGTTACCATGATTATTTAATTTCACGCCTCAAAGATCCAAATTATGCTGCTGTCTATTCTGACATCTTGGCTTTAAGTTTCACCAAACTGTCATTTTTAGAACGAATTTCAATGACAAAATTAGGCGCTAAATTAATAAAAGCGTCCTCTTGTTGA
- the typA gene encoding translational GTPase TypA, whose amino-acid sequence MTLPIRNVAIIAHVDHGKTTLVDALLKQSGIFREGEDVPDCVMDSNTLERERGITILSKNTAVRYKETLINIVDTPGHADFGGEVERVLGMVDGCLLIVDANEGPMPQTRFVLKKALEKGLRPIVVINKIDRAQADPHVAVDKVLDLFLELGADEDQCDFTYLFASGMSGFAKESMEAESVDMQPLFNAILQHVPPPVGDINKPLQLQVTTLDYSEYLGRIVIGRIHNGTIRAGQQAALVTEDGTIVKSKITKLMGFEGLKRVDMEEATAGYIVAVAGFADAYIGETITDPNEPQALPLIKVDEPTLQMTFWVNDSPFAGQEGKLVTSRQVRDRLFRELETNVALRVEETDSPDKFQVCGRGELHLGILIETMRREGFEFQVSQPQVIYREINGQPCEPFELLALDTPEDGVGSCIERLGQRKGEMQDMQVIGNGRTLLEFIIPARGLIGFRGEFMRMTRGEGIMNHSFHDYRPLSGDIEARNKGVLIAFEEGVSTFYAMKNSEDRGAFFITPGTKVYKGMIIGEHNRPQDLELNVCKTKQLTNHRASGGEELVQLQTPIDMSLERALEYIGPDELVEVTPDSIRLRKVAKKFAKR is encoded by the coding sequence ATGACGCTCCCAATTCGCAACGTCGCCATTATCGCCCACGTTGACCACGGCAAAACTACCCTGGTTGACGCGCTCCTCAAACAATCTGGTATTTTCCGAGAAGGTGAAGACGTTCCGGATTGTGTCATGGATTCCAACACCCTAGAACGGGAGCGGGGTATTACAATTCTCTCCAAAAATACAGCCGTTCGTTACAAAGAAACGCTGATTAATATCGTTGATACCCCAGGACACGCGGACTTCGGCGGCGAAGTTGAACGGGTACTAGGCATGGTTGATGGTTGTCTGTTGATTGTCGATGCTAACGAAGGCCCTATGCCCCAGACACGCTTTGTATTGAAAAAAGCTCTGGAAAAAGGATTGCGCCCCATCGTCGTCATTAACAAAATTGACCGCGCCCAAGCTGACCCCCACGTGGCTGTAGATAAGGTTTTGGATCTGTTCCTGGAATTAGGCGCAGATGAAGACCAGTGTGATTTTACCTATCTATTTGCTTCCGGGATGAGCGGTTTTGCGAAAGAAAGCATGGAAGCAGAATCGGTAGATATGCAGCCCCTGTTTAATGCGATTCTGCAACACGTTCCACCTCCTGTGGGCGACATCAACAAGCCTTTGCAATTGCAAGTTACTACCCTAGATTATTCTGAATATCTGGGACGGATTGTGATTGGTAGAATCCACAACGGTACTATCCGGGCTGGACAACAAGCGGCTTTAGTAACAGAAGATGGTACAATTGTCAAGTCCAAAATTACCAAATTGATGGGATTTGAAGGACTGAAGCGGGTGGACATGGAAGAAGCCACCGCCGGATATATTGTGGCTGTGGCTGGTTTCGCTGATGCTTATATTGGGGAAACGATTACTGACCCCAACGAACCCCAAGCTTTACCACTAATTAAGGTGGATGAACCTACTTTACAAATGACCTTCTGGGTAAATGATTCACCCTTTGCTGGTCAAGAAGGTAAACTGGTAACATCAAGACAAGTACGCGATCGCTTGTTCCGTGAATTAGAAACTAACGTCGCCCTCCGAGTCGAAGAAACTGATTCTCCCGATAAATTCCAAGTTTGCGGTCGGGGTGAATTACACTTGGGTATCTTAATTGAAACCATGCGCCGAGAAGGTTTCGAGTTCCAAGTATCTCAACCACAAGTAATTTACCGCGAAATCAACGGTCAACCTTGCGAACCTTTTGAACTTCTAGCGTTGGATACTCCTGAAGACGGTGTTGGTAGTTGTATTGAACGCCTGGGACAACGTAAAGGCGAAATGCAGGATATGCAAGTGATTGGGAATGGACGGACTCTACTAGAGTTTATTATTCCCGCCCGTGGTTTGATTGGTTTCCGGGGTGAATTCATGCGGATGACTCGTGGTGAAGGAATCATGAACCACAGTTTCCATGATTATCGTCCCCTCTCTGGTGACATTGAAGCCCGGAACAAAGGCGTTCTCATTGCTTTTGAAGAAGGTGTTTCGACTTTCTACGCCATGAAAAACTCGGAAGATAGAGGCGCATTCTTTATCACTCCAGGTACTAAAGTGTATAAAGGCATGATTATTGGTGAACATAATCGTCCTCAAGACTTGGAATTGAATGTCTGTAAGACGAAGCAGTTAACCAATCACCGCGCTTCTGGTGGTGAGGAATTGGTACAATTGCAAACACCAATAGACATGAGTCTAGAACGGGCTTTGGAATATATCGGACCTGATGAGTTGGTGGAAGTTACACCTGACTCGATTCGTTTGCGGAAAGTAGCTAAGAAGTTCGCTAAACGGTAA
- a CDS encoding type 1 glutamine amidotransferase: MSSENLELIIGWLYPTLMSTYGDRGNVITIQRRAQWRGYNVKVVALDQNATAADIKAVDIIVGGGAQDRQQEIVMRDLQGAKADAMRNKIENGTPGVFTCGSPQLLGKYYEPALGQRIEGLGILDLVSVHPGENTKRCIGNLVIEVTASRLARELEEMTGSKPYLVGFENHGGRTKLGKVEALGRVVYGLGNNGEDGTEGAFYQNAIATYSHGPLLPKNPFVADWLIQTALRLKYQQAIYLSPLDDSLALQARSAMLKRLKISLPNPVTAKV; the protein is encoded by the coding sequence ATGAGTTCGGAAAATTTAGAATTAATCATTGGGTGGCTATATCCCACGCTGATGAGTACTTATGGCGATCGCGGGAATGTAATTACTATCCAACGTCGCGCCCAGTGGCGGGGGTATAATGTCAAGGTGGTAGCACTAGATCAAAATGCCACTGCTGCTGATATTAAAGCTGTAGATATTATCGTGGGTGGTGGCGCACAAGACCGTCAGCAAGAAATTGTCATGCGTGATTTGCAAGGCGCGAAAGCTGATGCTATGCGTAATAAAATCGAAAATGGGACACCGGGAGTTTTTACCTGTGGTTCTCCCCAACTGCTGGGAAAATATTATGAACCTGCATTGGGACAACGCATTGAAGGTTTAGGAATCCTCGATTTAGTCTCTGTGCATCCTGGTGAAAATACTAAGCGCTGTATCGGTAACTTAGTAATTGAAGTTACAGCTTCTCGTCTGGCACGGGAATTAGAAGAGATGACGGGAAGTAAACCTTATTTAGTCGGTTTTGAAAATCACGGTGGACGCACCAAGTTAGGTAAGGTAGAAGCCTTGGGGCGTGTAGTGTATGGTTTGGGTAATAATGGTGAAGATGGTACTGAGGGAGCATTTTATCAGAATGCGATCGCCACTTATTCCCATGGTCCTTTATTACCAAAAAATCCCTTTGTGGCTGACTGGTTAATTCAAACAGCGTTGCGGCTAAAATATCAGCAAGCGATATACTTATCACCCTTAGATGATAGTCTAGCCTTACAAGCCCGTTCAGCAATGTTAAAGCGGTTAAAAATCAGTTTACCAAATCCCGTCACAGCCAAAGTTTAG